In Sphingobacterium sp. SRCM116780, the genomic stretch TGGAGAGCTATGTGCTGAAAAATATAGTATTAGCCGGGAAGAACAGGACAACTATGCCATTTCTTCTTATACGCGTAGTCGTCAAGCCTGGGAAAGTGGTAAGTTTACAAAAGAAGTTGTGCCCATCACCATACAAACGCGCAAAGGGGATCAAGTTATTCAACAAGATGAAGAATTCTCTCAAGTAAATTTTGATAAAATTTCTGGTTTGAAACCAGCCTTTAAAAAAGAAGGAACAATTACAGCGGCAAATGCTTCCACGTTAAGTGATGGCGCTGCAGCACTATTATTAATGAGTGCGGAAAAAGTGGAGGAACTAGGTCTTCAACCGTTAGCAGAAATTGTTGCTTATGCAGATGCTGAACAACAACCTGAATGGTTTACGACAACGCCAAGTCTAGCGGTAGAAAAGGTTCTGAAAAAGGCAAATCTTTCGTTAGCTGACATTGATTTTTTCGAGTTTAATGAGGCATTTTCAGTGGTTGCATTAGCAAATGCAAAAATATTGGGAATTGAGCCCAAAAAAATAAATGTGTATGGAGGTGCTGTTTCTTTAGGGCATCCATTAGGCTGCTCAGGGGCTAGAATTCTGGTCACCTTGACAAGTGTGCTACGACAAGAGGGAGGACAATATGGTTTAGCTGCAATATGTAATGGAGGGGGTGGTGCTTCAGCCATGATTATTAAAAAATGGAATCATTAAGCATCATCAAACGATGTAAGTGTATTGGTTAAGTTGTAATTGTAAAAGGTATAACTATTTGTATACCTTGTTATTATATTTATTAATATTGATCTAAGATTTAAATAAAAGTAAAAGTTAAGCGAACGATAACGTAAGCATATCATTAAAAACACAGGATAATTTTAAAAGACCATCTCCAACTGTAGGGTAGATGGTCTTTTTTATCAAGAATACGACACTAATTTTCGTTGCTACAGATCTGCTACAAGAAGAATGAATGACAGCATAATTTTGCTCATTTATTGGATTAACCTATCATTTAAGAGCAGGATGTTATGTTTTAAATCATTTGGATAATTTGTTCTGCTATTGTTTTTAAGAGATGATGGCAGCTTATTGTGAAAAAAAATAAAAAAAATATTGCTTTCTTATTTTTAGTCTCTATATTAGTGTATTATTTAATTAATACAGTAGTATGATAACCATTAAAAATCTAAATTTCAGTTACAGCAAAACACGACCGTTATTTAAAGATATGGACCTACAATTAATGGAAGGACATATTTATGGTTTGCTGGGAAAAAATGGTGCAGGTAAATCCACATTACTCAAGAATATTGCCGGCTTGGTGTATCCAGTGAGTGGCACCATTGAGGTATTACAGCAAAACCCGTGTAAGCGAGATCCCTCTTTATTACAGGAGATAAGCTTTATTCCAGAAGAGTTTTATCTGCCAGCAGTGAAATCGGAGAAATTTGTGAAAGCGAATGCTATATTTTACCCTAAATTCGATCATCGTTATTTCAAGGAATTGATTGAAGAATTTGAGATTCCAGTTCAGCAAAAGTTAGCGGACATGAGTTATGGACAAAAGAAGAAATATATCATATCTTTTGGTTTAGCTTCGAATACCAAGATCATCATCATGGATGAACCTACCAATGGTCTAGACATCCCTTCTAAGGTACAATTTAGAAAAATTATGGCTTCTGCTATTTCAGAAGAACGTTGTGTTATTATTTCAACACATCAAGTTCGTGATTTGGAGAACCTAATTGATGCCGTCATCTTATTAGATGACAATCGAGTCGCGCTCAATGCGCCTGTCTATATGATTACAGATCGCATCTGCTTCAAGAAAGTACGAGAATTGGACGATCATGTTCTTTATGCAGAGCCTGCATTAGGAGGGTATAATACCCTACAGAAGAATACGATGAACGAAGATTCTAAATTGGATCTGGAAATCTTATTTAATGCTGTGTTGCAGAAAAAAGAACTGATTACAAACCTTTTAACTATTACAGAAAATGTCGAACCAGCTTAATTTTAATCGTTTATTCGCATTGATTCGTCGACAATGGATTACCATCGGTCGTATCTACCTAATGGCATTAGTCATCATTGGCGGAATTTTTTTAGCCTTTTATGGGGATAATCTGCGCCAATATTATAATGAAATATCGACGAATCCTCAGGCAGGAACTGAGGTATTGGAATTCAGACCCATGCTGTTCAAAATCTTGGGTTTATTTTTCGTGACTATTATTTCGAGTAGTTATTTTTCAGATTTAGGGCAAAAAGCAAAAGCTATTTTTGAATTGATGATTCCCGCTTCTCGTTTGGAAAAATTCCTAGCCGCTATTTTTTATACCGTTATTGTTAGTTTAGGATCTTATTTATTGTTATTCTTCCTAATCGATTATGCTTTTGTATCGCATCTAAGAAGTATTGGAAGTTCCATTACAACAAAAACATTATACAATGGCGATCAGTCTGTGGTTGATAATTGGACATACTTTTTTAAGATCGAACGGCAGAGGTTTGTTGCTTATTTTTATTTTCTCCCCTTTCTCCTGAATGGGATATTTTTGCTAGGATCGATCTCATTCAAAAATTTTCAATACATTAAAACCGCTATTAGTATGATTGTATATGTAGGAGTTTGGGTTGTCACACTTGTATCTGTGATGAAAGTAATAACAGATAACACCATTAATGTGACAAATGATGGCTATTTTCAGAATCAAGAACATGTTTTTCAGTTGATGATGATCATTGGAATTGTTTTGACATTCATTTTTTGGGGATTAGCATTTTTGAGATTAAAGGAAAAGGAGGTTTAATATGGATTTTAACGCAAATAAAGCCATTTATCTCCAAATTGCAGAACATGTTTGTGATCATATTCTGCTAGGGACATGGCAAGTGGATGATAAAATACCATCAGTAAGAGAGCTAGCTATACAATTGGAAGTTAATCCAAATACCGTGATGCGTACTTACGACTTGTTGCAACA encodes the following:
- a CDS encoding ATP-binding cassette domain-containing protein, with the protein product MITIKNLNFSYSKTRPLFKDMDLQLMEGHIYGLLGKNGAGKSTLLKNIAGLVYPVSGTIEVLQQNPCKRDPSLLQEISFIPEEFYLPAVKSEKFVKANAIFYPKFDHRYFKELIEEFEIPVQQKLADMSYGQKKKYIISFGLASNTKIIIMDEPTNGLDIPSKVQFRKIMASAISEERCVIISTHQVRDLENLIDAVILLDDNRVALNAPVYMITDRICFKKVRELDDHVLYAEPALGGYNTLQKNTMNEDSKLDLEILFNAVLQKKELITNLLTITENVEPA
- a CDS encoding thiolase family protein; its protein translation is MTKKVFIVAAQRTAIGSFGGGLSSLTATALGGQAVAAVLSQTGIGGKEVDELLMGCVLQADLGQAPARQVSKFAGLPDHVPATTINKVCASGMKAVALATQAILLGDASVAVAGGMESMSQVPYYVPAARWGAKYGNQTLVDGLQKDGLSDAYSQDAMGVFGELCAEKYSISREEQDNYAISSYTRSRQAWESGKFTKEVVPITIQTRKGDQVIQQDEEFSQVNFDKISGLKPAFKKEGTITAANASTLSDGAAALLLMSAEKVEELGLQPLAEIVAYADAEQQPEWFTTTPSLAVEKVLKKANLSLADIDFFEFNEAFSVVALANAKILGIEPKKINVYGGAVSLGHPLGCSGARILVTLTSVLRQEGGQYGLAAICNGGGGASAMIIKKWNH